One Drosophila gunungcola strain Sukarami chromosome 2R unlocalized genomic scaffold, Dgunungcola_SK_2 000004F, whole genome shotgun sequence genomic window, CAGTCCTCCATAATGGAATCGTTGGTTGTGAATGATTTTTTGGATTTTCCCTACtcgaaaaaaagtttgtttttcaaaGGTTGCCTAGGTAACTGGGTAAATTGTGGAACAGACCAAAACTACTTGAGAGTATCAGTAATACCAGTAATACCAGCGATAAGCTCCTATTAGCCGGCGATTAACTTTTACAGCCCTGCGCATAAATCCGTCATGAAGGTGTTTCATGAACAACTACGAGCAGTTTGCACTTGGCTTTCGGAATGACTGTATACGGAATAGTAAGAGCTCTACTGCTAtttttcctcctcgtagcagcagcagcagcagcaaaggTGGAGGCCAATGAGCGGATAGTGGGTGGTAGTGACCAGGTCATCCGTAATGCCCCCTGGCAGGTCTCCATTCAGATCAGTGCGCGTCACGAGTGCGGCGGAGTCATTTACAGCAAGGAGATTGTCATGACGGCCGGACACTGTCTGCACGGGAAATCCGTGACCCTGATGAAGGTCCGTGTGGGAGCACAGAATCACAATTACGGCGGAACATTGGTGCCCGTGGCGGCGTACAAAGTCCACGAGCAGTTCGATTCCCGCTACCTGCACTTCGACATTGCTGTGCTGCGTCTGTCCACTCCACTCACCTTTGGCCTCTCGACCAGAGCCATAAATCTGGCCAAGAAGAGTCCTTTGGGTGGATCGACGGTCACGGTCACCGGTTGGGGCTACACGGATAATGGAGCCTATGCCGACACACTAAAGAAGGCCCAGCTGCAGATCATCGATCGTGGGGAGTGTGCCTCGCCTAAGTATGGCTATGGTGCGGATTTTGTGGGCGAAGAGACCATTTGTGCTGCCAACACTCATGCGGATGCATGTACAGGCGACTCTGGAGGTCCCTTGGTGGCCAACAGCCAGCTGGTGGGCATTGTATCCTGGGGTTACCGGTGTGCGGACGTCAACTACCCCGGTGTGTATGTGGATGTCGCTGTGCTGCGCCCATGGATAGTCAAAGCAGCCAATGCCTTATAAGCTGGGAGCTGGGgtcgcaaaaataaaaaccatgtttcaaaacaaaatacaaaacaaaacccaCTTCATTATTCGCCCCCCAGGTGGAATCGAACCACTTCGACGCTAATCGACTACGGATTTGAAGTCCGCACCTTGGACCACCAAAGCTCAGTGGGGCACTAATATCTACTAAAGTTTCCCCATTTATAAGTTCCAGATGCAGAAAAAGCACTTGGGAATTTTAGGAGAATTTGTAGAGCATCTTAGTGTTAGTGTTATATAATTTAGATAGGTAGTTCACGCAGTAATAAAAGCATTATACAATATCAtcggtttaaaaaaagtttggtttttttaatttagtttgcaTTATTTATGGATACCtagcttaatatttttttacgtgaactaaatggtaaaaaaaaaattttaaattaaatgctgtAATTAAAGCTCTAATTTATAAGTACATTAACATTGCATACCCAGCAAAAAAGCTTTTGATATCTATAAAAAAGGATACagtttattacaaaatatttactcaGAGAATCAACATAATTCATTTATGGAATGCAGTAGCAAATGCATATAAAGTAACTATCGCTTTCATAGGCGACTTCAATACCATTGAGAATTTAAGCAAAAGATCAAATAGTTAGAATTATGATTATAAGTTGCCCGCCGGAATCCATATCACTTGCGTGGCTGCTGGATGTGGTTCTGGGGCTTCTGCTGCACTGCGGCCGGGGGCTTGGGCGAGTGGGCCACTTGGGCGGAGGCGGGCGTAAAGTCCGTGTTACCCTTGACGGGGGCACCGCTCACCGATCCCGAGTTCACAGCAATAGGTTGCTAGGGGCCAAGGGGAATGagtattatttgaatttataatagAGTATTTTTGACCAGGACTCACCGTAAGTCCAGTGCAGTCCTCGGCATCCTTGGGCGCACGCTCAGCAGTTGGAGCCTTGTGCTGTACAATCCTCATGCCACCTGCCtttactaaaaacaaaaataataaataatttttttttaactataaaaacaaaatgatctTCAACAAgtcaaagtttatataccctggtcatttaaacaaaagtatATAGTCTTTTGACcctcaaaattttaaatttggtttgaaaagattaataatgaataaaatgcaaaaacagtTGGTCTATATGACAGATAAATTAATGGAAACTACAGAGTATAACAATCCGATTTCGATAAAACTCTGCCTAAAATGGTTAAAAGTCGTCGGAACCATAGGATCTTTTAAacataatgttttaataaaggacaattgttaaattttcatgattctagatttaaaacaaagtgAGTGTAATgcatagaaaaataattagatCAAGAATCAACATACGAAGGGTCGAAGATGTCTTCTATGCGTTACAAACATATCACCCAAATAATAAAGCTCTATGTAAGGgtatacaagttttttttaaatattcacaAGTCGCTGTGCATCTGACGTCAGCACAAagtaagaaaatataattttggaaGCAATGGCTTCGTGTGCGTATGTGCAAGTTGTTTGTTTACTTATCAGCTTTGGCCGAAACAGGTTAAGATACTGATAAGGGAGTAGATATTGTGGCAATTGATAGGATTGGGAGTATTATTAATTGCCAGCGGGGCAATTCGTAGATTTCCTATGGAATTTTtgtggaaaaacaaaaacatgactgcacacacacacacaccaatgCAAGTGCACTTACATGCAGGTGGGTGTCCAGCAACAAGATTGGGTTGTTCATCAGCCATTTTTCCTGGGTTATAAAGCTATGGGTTGggaaaactatatttaaatatttacacttACAGTGTAGAAGGCTTCGTTGACCTACCTCTCTTTTGTTGTTAATAAATGCGCGGCTTTGCTGTTTTGCTTTTGCGTTCTAATTGTGACACGTCCGACTGTTGCCTATCGAAACTTGTTATCGAAACTTGTAGGTCTATTCTCACTGTTGCAGTAGCTCAGCTGCTGCTCGTTGTTCACACTGCACACAGTATTTAGTggtcaaattaaaatctatatacatattaactaaaacaataaaataattctgaaacttttataaaacGCTCAAATGTGaatgaaaaaagttttagGGTTACATATTAACGATTTGTagccaataaaatttgtatcggaggaattatttataatatgtggaaacatttgttttgctaagtttaattttaaaaatatgttattaaacTTTGAGTTGTATCAATGAAATTGCTTTAATTATATtcattgttttaaagaattttttccATACCCTAGCACTTTTATTTCAAGCATCGGCAAAATGGTCCCACCATTTTACTGCttataaaagcaaacaactACAATTGCTTAAAAATCAATACTACTTTATTATTACACTTTAACCTTAAACCTAGACTTGGTAAATAATAAGACCTAATCGACTACAACTATCAATCAGCCTGAGAAATGTTTTGCGCGGCGCTAATAAGAGTATCGTGAATATCCTTCGCCGATTGGACGTGAACTCGAACGGTGTTCAAGTAGGTGGGATACGGAATGGGTCCAGCGTTGTCCGGCATAAAGGTTTCCATGCGCATTGGGGTCACCGGACCGGGGAGATAATGATTCGAGGAGTTTTGCTGCTGCAGGCACTGCATGGCCGTCTTCAAATGGATCTCGATTTGGTCGCAGCAGGCGTAGAAATCTTCCAAGTGCTTGTCGAATCGAGGAACATGATGGGCCCCCGTGTCCCTTTTCAAGTTATCCGCCAGATTGTTTTGCTGCAGTGTGAAGGCACTTGATCTGATAGTCAGGAACATCGATTCCCTCAGGGGTCCCAGCAAACTCTTTACCCTGGATATGTTGTCTAGTTTttccgcctgctgctgctgctgcagcggttgcggctgctgttgctgctggtgttgcacGGGCACAGGTCCTGGTGGGCCTGACGGTGACGACTGCATCACCTGCATCATTTGCGGACCCGACATGGGCATCATGTTCATGTTTGGGTTCATTTTGCACTCGAAAATGTTGAATTTTCACGGAGAAATTAAACAACagcagtttgtttttttttcaatggtGGAACGCGATATGAGATTACTCATTTTTGCGTTGGGGGTGGCTCAGATATGGCATGAACCGTCACAAAACATTTAGCTAGAATAATCtagcttaataaaaaaaaaaaattcccgtttatatatttaaaaatttaagattaacaattaatgtaaatgtttagcattaataaacttatttaaaaaaaaatatttttccaatatttgaaatattgtCTTCACAGTAAAtacttatctttttttttaaattcaaaaatttgtaaaatgtgtatacaattttatatattaagtgTACAGTAAGGCTCGAATATATCCGTTGTTAAACCTTAAATAATATGTTTACAAATTAAAGTAAGCGTTCTAAAAGCTTTCAGGAAGAAAATAGATGAAGCATATTTTAGTTTCAAAATAGACTCTATTTTAAAAGAGTAGACACTAGCTCCgattattaaactaaattcGTTAAGCTCtttgtatataaaatagcTATATAAGCACCACTGCAGCGGGCGGTAGCTATCGATAACGATAACTGGCGGGCAGCAACCTGGACAACAGCTGTGGCgcttaaaacacatttttctaTTAGAATTTCGAGGCGCATAGCGCGTTGCTAAAGCTTAAGTTACTCTACGACCACTATGACCAGGTGAGTGGAGATGAACTGCGTCCAACTGGGAGCTTGTGTCCGCTGCACTTGTGCCAGAATCATAACCTAAAAGTGCCGCTTGGGTCGTACATTTGTGTTAACCCATTTCTCCACCCTGAACCCCCCGCAGGAACAGCATCGAATTGGGCGATGTGACCCCGCACAACATCAAGCAGCTGAAGAAGCTCAACACCGTGGTCTTCCCGGTCTCCTACAATGACAAGTTCTACGTAGATGTCCTCGAGGCCGGCGAACTGGCCAAGTTGGCCTACTACAATGACATTGTGGTTGGCGCCGTTTGCTGTCGCATCGACACCACCGAAAACCAGCGGCGTTTGTACATCATGACCCTGGGATGCCTGTCCCCGTACCGCCGTCTAGGGATCGGCACCGTCATGTTCGAGCACATCATGAACTTTGCCGAAAAGGATGGAAACTTTGACAGCATTTTTCTGTAAGAAAACTATTCATTTGGAATTGTTTGGTACCGAAGTAGGTTGAACAACTTTAGGGTCCACggttaaagtttttatttagatttacAGCAGAAACGAGactttttcttgatttttacCTATCTGTTATTTATACAAGTTTGGTGCAGTACATTCTTTAAATCACACTCTTGTActaaaatcattaattttattttactttatttttgttcagaATGCTCTTTGAGCTCTAAATGTTTTTGAAGTCAACATATTTCGATTCAAAAGTTGGACAACTATTTCGCtaacaattgtttaattctATAAGAGAgttttttaactataataaTCAAATGTGACTTTTTATCTAATTTCCTTGCCCTAATTTGGTATTGATGCAATTTCTGTTTATTCCAAAAGCACCACTTACGTTTGTACTAACTTTTTACAACAATTTCAGGCATGTGCAAATCAACAACGACGGAGCCATCGAGTTCTACAAAAAGTTCGGCTTCGAGATCGTCGACACCAAGGAGCAGTACTACAAGCGCATCGAGCCCGCGGACGCCCATGTCCTGCAGAAGGCGCTGCGACGCACTGCACCCAACTCTAACAGCTCCGCCAACAATACCACCGCCAACTCAAATTCCCGCAGTAAAGCACGCCAGTTCACTTTTGTTTAAGAGGATGTGTTTCAATGTGTAAAACAACAAGCAGACATGTAGCGGCGGCCAAAACGATGTATTCAATTAGTCCGATCATATCTATGTGTAATCAATATTCATTAACCCCTGCGCGGGAATAAATAGCTCTGTACGGCTCTGGCCAGTCCAAATTCAAGTTCCTAAGACAATGCGGCTAGACGATGGCTTTGTTTACTGCTACGGGAATTTGTACAGCCTGCTGTTCTACTGGGGATTGATCACGATCCGGGTGAGGAGTACGGGTCAAGGAGGAGCAGTTTCAACCAGGTGGACAGTGGGCTATGCATTATTGGCGCGCTTTTTACTGCTCATCTGCTTCCTGGGCAGCCTAATGGCGAAGCTAAAGGATCCGGAGATGGCAGCGGCCATGTTTGAGCACCTCAGCCCGCTGGTTAAGGCGATCTTCACCTGGGAGTGCCTCAGCTGCTCGATCACCTACTTGGAGTTCTGCCTGTCGCTGGACAGTCAGCGGAGCAGGCACCTGCGACTCCTGGCCAGCATGCAGCAGTTCGATCGGTCTGTCGTGGAGGTGTTTCCTCAGGTTAAGTGGAACTACCAACGCTCTCGAATGAAATATTGGTATGGCACTGTGATCGTCGGCTTTTGTTTCTTCTCCTTTTCCATCTCGCTGGTCTTCAAAACGACGCGTTGCACCTGCGGCATTCCATCCACATTGCTGATGGCCTTTACCTACACTCTGCTGATGACCTCCGTAGGATTGTTGGGATTTGTGCACATCGGCATCATGGACTTTCTGCGGGTGCGCCTGCGATTGGTTCAGCAGCTGCTCCGGCAATTTTATCAAGGTGAACTGAGCGGACAAGAGGTTCACGAGCGGATTGTGCACCTGTTCGACCTGTCCAAGCGTTGCTCTTTTCTTCTGGCCGAACTGAATGGAGTGTTTGGGTTTGCAGCCGCCGCTGGCCTCTTCTACGACTTTACCGTCATGACCTGCTTGGTGTACGTCATTTGCCAGAAACTGCTGGATAGAGAGTCCTGGGACCTGGAGTACTTGTTCATGCTGCTTCACGTGGTTATACACACCTACAAGGTGGTAATCACCAGCACCTATGGGTATTTGCTGCAGCGAGAGGTGGGGATAGCTTGGCAAGTTCTCTTCATTGTTTAAGAGGGTGCATTGTTTGTTCTCCAGAAGCGCAACTGCATGCACTTGCTGAGCAACTACTCGAGATACTTTCCGGACCAGGATGTGGCTCGCCGGCAGACGGAGGACTTCCAGCACTGGCGCATGCACAATCGGCAGGCGGCTCTGGTGGGCAGCACAACAATACTCAATGTTTCCACCATTTACGTGGTAGGTGATCAACTGACTCGAGGCCAAACCACTCTTATCCTTACCCATCACCTATCCTGGCAGATCTACAACGGCATGGCCAACTATGTGATCATCCTGGTCCAGCTTCtgttccagcagcagcagatcaAAGAGCGCCAACTGTTATCGGGCAGGGATGTTGACGTTTTTGGACCCATGGGCCCCATTACGCACATGGATTAAACGAACTACTACAGTATATAGTAAACACATCGATTAACAAGAAAGCCTTTATTGTCCATTCACATAATATTTAAGGATTGTAACAAAAGCTTATTAACTGTTTAGTAATTTAGCCtgctcaaaaacattttaatgcttacatttaatgaaaattagtttttctaataactaaaaacttaaaaaattgataaaaattaatataatattcgCATACATAGGgtcttttatatttatctgatgccattattattattgtttccCAAGTTTAAaccaaattgtttattatttcacaAGGCACATGTCACATTAAAGCGACGAAAGTAAAAAAGATTGAAACTTGttaaatgtgttaaaaaaatgaaattaatggcCTGACAAGCCCTAGTCAGCgtaatcatcatcatcatctccCAAAAAGTGCCAGCTGCATCGCTCATAGGAAAGGTTGTCCTGGTGCGGATAACTTTTAAGGGTCTTGTACACGCTGTTCAAGACATTGACGTATTTAATGACCTGGTTTGGTTTAAAGTTTGACAGCAGATTGAGCTCATCGTAACAGAAGTACGGGAGGTCATTATCCTCCAGGGCTTCTATTAGATCGTAGAGAAGCTGGAGAAACAAAAGTGGTGACTTACTGTAcgtacttaattttttttttttttgctttgaatACATACACCCAGAAGGGTCCATTCCAAGGAAGAACCATCGAAATCATCACTCTTGATTATACGAATGGCTGTGGAAACCAAATGATAGTTGCGAATCTTGGGGAGGTCCTTGGCCTCGCACAGTGCCTTCAGCAACGCTACGGCGTCTTGGATAACCGTACCACCCTGTTTGAACCAATATATCTCTTCTTCAATGTCGCTCACCATAAATGTGCAACCGTTGGATCGTTTTGGACCTGGCGCCCACTTGGGAATTGCCAGCCAGTCAGAATCatcaaagtaaattttaatggCCGGCACAAAGTCGATGGAGAACACACGATTGTTCGACTCAGCGGTGATGGTGTGGCAAGTGGGTTTGCGGTGGTAGCGTAGTTCGTAATAATCCCAGCGTGCGCCCCTCACCCTGCGACCGATGACATTTGTCAGGATGCACTGCATCCACGTTTGCAACTCATCGCGCTTGAGATACCAGCGGTTATCCAGCAGCGTGTCCTGCGTGAAATAGTTTGAGGGCAAATCCTTGAAGTCCAAGTGCACCATTCCTGGACGATGTCGATCCGGACGCACTAATATATCTTCGAAATAGGGAAATTCAAGCACAACCATTACGTCGTAATCGCTATCGTTTTTATGTATTCCCAAAGCACGGCTGCCTACAACGCGCAGAATAAATGAAGTTTAGCAATATCAtattatagtttaaaattaaattaaaaattaaaatgtatccATAACTTACCAAAGTCTAACATTTCAACTCTGCATGTGGAAGTCAACACTTGATTATCCCTTATTATATCCATTATAAAATCCCGGACGATGGCGAAATCAGATTTATCTGAAGGGGCCATAAGTTTTTTGGCAATCTCCATTAAATGTTGTTCAAAAGTGGAACTCatatttggattttttgtttcaagTTCGGTTGGTTAGAATATCCTTTGtaatcaaaacagaaaattaCATTAAGTGAATAAActcgaaaaaagaaaaaaattcaataacacagttttttggattttgttttgatgatTTATGTTGAACCTTAGAAACCTTAGTAACATGACACCTTCAAACAGATATATTAAACTTGAGGAAAGTTTTAGAAACTTCAAAAAATCTGCTGTCTGTTCTGTCTTTTTACCTAGTTACTTATAAGGACTACGATATTTTTCTGTAGTTAGGAACATTTATCAGCTAATGAAGTTACTTAAGGAAAATTACATGATGGATGGAATATCTTTAAGCTTCAAGTTAAAATGATGCCTTTGGGAAACTTAAATTTTAGAGTTAATcaatatgaaaaatatgcCAAATGGTTGGGTcaacacaaaatacaaaatagttgCCGGGGGGTCAAAAGGTGGGTGCACACGTAAgtaaatacatatgtactgTTTGCTGCAGATTGCATCAAAACTCCGTTAGGCGGTGTATCATATAAAAATCGCTACATTATGTACACGCACACCAATGATTTTgaacatatataatatatggtttttgtatacatatataggcGTCCCGTTCATGTATGTGCACACGCAAAGCGTTCGCCTACTCCGTAGTCCGGACATCGTTTATCGATTTGCgaaaggcaacaacaacgccagctacaacaacaacaagcataTTGTACAGCACAGCAGCTACAACAACACAGCTCCACCAGCGGCGGTAGGCCGCTCTCCCCCGCTCTCCTCACCCCCCatccccttccccttcccacCGCTCCGTTCCAGCTTGCCTGACATAGACCACAGCCCGCCCCCTTCCAGGCAACACCCCACCACCCCCCTTTCCCTGCCCCACTCTCTTTTTGCGGCACTGCTACAAAACATACATACAGGCAACGAACGGCCCACACACACCCATACATACAAGCAGGCAGGCCTTCGACGTCGAACGCCAAAACGCCCAGCGACCCACTAGTCCCCCTTCAACCTACTCCTCCCCCCGTCCCCACT contains:
- the LOC128253804 gene encoding putative gustatory receptor 47b isoform X2; the encoded protein is MRLDDGFVYCYGNLYSLLFYWGLITIRVRSTGQGGAVSTRWTVGYALLARFLLLICFLGSLMAKLKDPEMAAAMFEHLSPLVKAIFTWECLSCSITYLEFCLSLDSQRSRHLRLLASMQQFDRSVVEVFPQVKWNYQRSRMKYWYGTVIVGFCFFSFSISLVFKTTRCTCGIPSTLLMAFTYTLLMTSVGLLGFVHIGIMDFLRVRLRLVQQLLRQFYQGELSGQEVHERIVHLFDLSKRCSFLLAELNGVFGFAAAAGLFYDFTVMTCLVYVICQKLLDRESWDLEYLFMLLHVVIHTYKVVITSTYGYLLQREKRNCMHLLSNYSRYFPDQDVARRQTEDFQHWRMHNRQAALVGSTTILNVSTIYVIYNGMANYVIILVQLLFQQQQIKERQLLSGRDVDVFGPMGPITHMD
- the LOC128253801 gene encoding mediator of RNA polymerase II transcription subunit 29, which gives rise to MNPNMNMMPMSGPQMMQVMQSSPSGPPGPVPVQHQQQQQPQPLQQQQQAEKLDNISRVKSLLGPLRESMFLTIRSSAFTLQQNNLADNLKRDTGAHHVPRFDKHLEDFYACCDQIEIHLKTAMQCLQQQNSSNHYLPGPVTPMRMETFMPDNAGPIPYPTYLNTVRVHVQSAKDIHDTLISAAQNISQAD
- the LOC128253763 gene encoding death-associated protein 1 encodes the protein MADEQPNLVAGHPPALKAGGMRIVQHKAPTAERAPKDAEDCTGLTQPIAVNSGSVSGAPVKGNTDFTPASAQVAHSPKPPAAVQQKPQNHIQQPRK
- the LOC128254094 gene encoding trypsin iota, yielding MTVYGIVRALLLFFLLVAAAAAAKVEANERIVGGSDQVIRNAPWQVSIQISARHECGGVIYSKEIVMTAGHCLHGKSVTLMKVRVGAQNHNYGGTLVPVAAYKVHEQFDSRYLHFDIAVLRLSTPLTFGLSTRAINLAKKSPLGGSTVTVTGWGYTDNGAYADTLKKAQLQIIDRGECASPKYGYGADFVGEETICAANTHADACTGDSGGPLVANSQLVGIVSWGYRCADVNYPGVYVDVAVLRPWIVKAANAL
- the LOC128253804 gene encoding putative gustatory receptor 47b isoform X1 — its product is MRLDDGFVYCYGNLYSLLFYWGLITIRVRSTGQGGAVSTRWTVGYALLARFLLLICFLGSLMAKLKDPEMAAAMFEHLSPLVKAIFTWECLSCSITYLEFCLSLDSQRSRHLRLLASMQQFDRSVVEVFPQVKWNYQRSRMKYWYGTVIVGFCFFSFSISLVFKTTRCTCGIPSTLLMAFTYTLLMTSVGLLGFVHIGIMDFLRVRLRLVQQLLRQFYQGELSGQEVHERIVHLFDLSKRCSFLLAELNGVFGFAAAAGLFYDFTVMTCLVYVICQKLLDRESWDLEYLFMLLHVVIHTYKVVITSTYGYLLQREKRNCMHLLSNYSRYFPDQDVARRQTEDFQHWRMHNRQAALVGSTTILNVSTIYVVGDQLTRGQTTLILTHHLSWQIYNGMANYVIILVQLLFQQQQIKERQLLSGRDVDVFGPMGPITHMD
- the LOC128253805 gene encoding uncharacterized protein LOC128253805, yielding MSSTFEQHLMEIAKKLMAPSDKSDFAIVRDFIMDIIRDNQVLTSTCRVEMLDFGSRALGIHKNDSDYDVMVVLEFPYFEDILVRPDRHRPGMVHLDFKDLPSNYFTQDTLLDNRWYLKRDELQTWMQCILTNVIGRRVRGARWDYYELRYHRKPTCHTITAESNNRVFSIDFVPAIKIYFDDSDWLAIPKWAPGPKRSNGCTFMVSDIEEEIYWFKQGGTVIQDAVALLKALCEAKDLPKIRNYHLVSTAIRIIKSDDFDGSSLEWTLLGLLYDLIEALEDNDLPYFCYDELNLLSNFKPNQVIKYVNVLNSVYKTLKSYPHQDNLSYERCSWHFLGDDDDDYAD
- the LOC128253806 gene encoding probable N-acetyltransferase san, which translates into the protein MTRNSIELGDVTPHNIKQLKKLNTVVFPVSYNDKFYVDVLEAGELAKLAYYNDIVVGAVCCRIDTTENQRRLYIMTLGCLSPYRRLGIGTVMFEHIMNFAEKDGNFDSIFLHVQINNDGAIEFYKKFGFEIVDTKEQYYKRIEPADAHVLQKALRRTAPNSNSSANNTTANSNSRSKARQFTFV